In Sphingobacterium sp. R2, the genomic stretch TATTGTAAATGTCTCTTCCGGTATTACGCGTTTTACCACCCCCGGTTTTGCAGTTTATGCCGCGTTTAAAAGTGCTATGGAAACGTTGACAAAATTTCAGGCCAAAGAATTAGGAAGCAGAGACATCAGAGCCAATGTCATTGCACCAGGACCGATTGAGACCGATATTATGGGGGGCGCTGTTCGTGATAATACAGAGATGAATAAGCATCTGGCCTCTCAGACAGCATTGGGAAGAGTCGGGCTTCCGGAAGATATCGGTGGCGTTGTGGCTTTTTTATGCAGCGATGCTGCCTGTTATATCACTGCACAGCGTATCGAGATCTCGGGAGGATCAAATCTTTGATAACCGAATCAAGGATATTTAAATGGTGTAGTCATTACAGGCATCACTATTTAGATAGGTAAGAGTAAAACCGCCAACTCTCCATATATTTTAAATTTGCATATATGAAAATTGTAAGAATAAAATCGATTACGGAATACCACCGCTTGAGGGGGCTTCCCAAACCTGCGCATCCGCTAATAAGCCTGGTTGAATATTCGCAGTTGCAGCTTCCCGAAAACATCGGTGAGGTGAATATTGTCATGGATTTTTATTCGATTGCTTTAAAGCGAGATGTCGGGACAAAGCTCTACTATGGTCAGCAAATTTATGATTTTGATGAAGGATTGATGTTCTTTATTGCACCAGGCCAGGTTTTCAGGATAGAAAGAAGTCCGGATTCATCTGGCAGCAAGTGCAGCGAGGGCAGCGGTTATCTATTGCAGGTCCATCCTGATTTTTTTGGGGGACATCCTTTATCTAAAAATATTAAAGATTACTCCTTTTTCGATTATTCGATTCATGAAGCACTGTTCCTTTATAGTAAGGAAGAACAAACCATCCTTAATATTATGGAGAATATCAGAGAGGAATATCATGCGAATATTGATCGCTACTCTCAGGGCATCATCGTCGCTCAGATCGAATTGTTGCTCAAATTCTGTGAGCGCTTTTACAACCGGCAGTTCATTACAAGAAAAATCAGCAGCCATCAAATGCTTACCAAAGTAGAAAACTTTCTGAATTCTTTTTTCTCAGATGACGAGCGGCCTGACCGTGGACTTCTTTCGGTAAAAACCGTCGCCGATGCCATGAATGTTTCTCCTGATTATCTGAGCGGTCTGCTGAAACAGCTCACTGGCAAAAATGCTCAGGAGCACATACATCAGAAATTGATCGAAAAAGCAAAAGAGAGGTTATCCACCACCAATCTTTCCGTAACTGAAATCGCTTATGAATTGGGATTTGAGCATCCTCAGTCTTTCAGCAAACTTTTCAAGACAAAGACGAAACTTTCGCCATTGAGTTTCCGAAGGTCATTTAATTAAAAGATGCTTGAAATTATAATGATTAGTTTATATAAAAAAGCCGACTGTCTTCAAAACAGCCGGCTAGAGTGAAAGAACCTTAAAACTTTTAAATACAGCTAAATACTCATCATTTATAGCATGTGCTTTTTAAATACCTATCTTTAAGATTTCCTTCATAGATTTTACTCTGCGGTAATGCCCCGTCGATTACGAATTCGGAGACAGTAGAATAGCTTGCTGCGCAGTAAGCAAACTTTCCAGACAACCCAACCTGCGGCAGATGATATATTTACTATAAAAGTCACGGTGATTTACCGATATAAAAGATGGTGCCAATCTCTCGCAAACCGATAGTCTTTAAGACTAAGTTACGATTTGTTAAAAAAAATTACTTTTCATTTTTAAAAGCCAACATAGACATAACAGCTCCAATACCTGCAATAAGTCCAAATAACTTAAAACTAGTGTTCAATCCAATGTTCACTATAAGACTGAAACCTAAACTACCCAATCCGTATCCCATAAACATTACAAAAGCAAACAATCCAATGGCGACGCCTTTCTGTTTAGAAAGGGTTGTAATAATTCCCGCAAATAGCGGATGTGTCATATCAAACCCTAGCGATAGCGTTGCTATAAAAATACATGATAATGTCAATGTATAGTTCATCCCCAACAAATAAGCCGACAGCGCACCCACGCAGATACCTATGGGAATTATTCGATTACGCC encodes the following:
- a CDS encoding helix-turn-helix domain-containing protein — encoded protein: MKIVRIKSITEYHRLRGLPKPAHPLISLVEYSQLQLPENIGEVNIVMDFYSIALKRDVGTKLYYGQQIYDFDEGLMFFIAPGQVFRIERSPDSSGSKCSEGSGYLLQVHPDFFGGHPLSKNIKDYSFFDYSIHEALFLYSKEEQTILNIMENIREEYHANIDRYSQGIIVAQIELLLKFCERFYNRQFITRKISSHQMLTKVENFLNSFFSDDERPDRGLLSVKTVADAMNVSPDYLSGLLKQLTGKNAQEHIHQKLIEKAKERLSTTNLSVTEIAYELGFEHPQSFSKLFKTKTKLSPLSFRRSFN